A window of the Synechococcus sp. JA-3-3Ab genome harbors these coding sequences:
- a CDS encoding bifunctional folylpolyglutamate synthase/dihydrofolate synthase, translating to MSLNTLSPMGGISTWDWPGFLESLGHFGVDLSLDRMQVLLQRLGQPQAGIPAIHVAGTNGKGSVCAWVSHALWAAGYRVGRYTSPHLVNWRERIWLSGEYISPGDWSRVLAQVRDCLQTYAPGEASPTQFEAITAAAWLYFRQQKVDIAVMEVGLGGRLDATNAGIEPVVTAITSIGWDHWQRLGNSLAQIAFEKAGILKPGIPTVCAPQPPEVMAVIRARAEQTGSPLRVVEPLHWAGPQTVCWRDQVLTLPLAGEVQLINGAVALAVVETLQEQGWRIPDVAVEKGFALTRWPGRLQWVQIGSRQLLLDGAHNLPAAQALRRYLDEHQPGPLTWYMGILTTKDVKGMLATLLRPGDRFFALPLFGHAGTHPQELAHLAQILQPHLRSVQALPDLAALQAQLQQPADLDEPPAVICGSLYLLGQVMQACLGWDLAC from the coding sequence TTGAGCCTGAATACCCTGTCGCCAATGGGTGGGATCTCAACCTGGGATTGGCCTGGGTTTCTGGAGTCGCTGGGCCACTTTGGCGTCGATCTCAGCCTGGATCGCATGCAGGTTCTGCTGCAGCGCCTGGGCCAGCCGCAGGCGGGGATCCCAGCCATCCACGTGGCCGGCACCAACGGCAAGGGATCCGTCTGCGCCTGGGTCAGCCACGCGCTGTGGGCGGCGGGCTATCGCGTCGGTCGCTACACCTCTCCCCACCTGGTCAATTGGCGGGAGCGGATCTGGCTGAGCGGCGAGTACATTTCGCCAGGCGACTGGAGCCGGGTGTTGGCCCAAGTGCGAGATTGCCTGCAGACCTACGCTCCAGGCGAGGCTTCCCCCACCCAGTTCGAGGCCATTACCGCCGCTGCCTGGCTGTACTTTCGGCAGCAGAAGGTGGACATTGCCGTGATGGAAGTGGGGCTGGGGGGGCGGCTGGATGCCACCAACGCCGGCATCGAGCCGGTAGTGACCGCCATTACCTCCATCGGCTGGGATCATTGGCAGCGTCTGGGCAACAGCCTGGCGCAAATTGCCTTTGAAAAAGCCGGCATTCTCAAGCCGGGGATCCCGACTGTGTGCGCGCCCCAACCCCCTGAGGTGATGGCCGTGATCCGGGCTAGAGCCGAGCAGACGGGCAGCCCCCTGCGGGTGGTGGAGCCCCTGCACTGGGCCGGTCCTCAGACTGTCTGCTGGCGGGATCAGGTGCTTACCCTGCCTCTTGCCGGTGAGGTGCAACTGATCAATGGGGCGGTAGCTCTGGCCGTTGTGGAGACCCTGCAGGAACAGGGTTGGCGGATCCCAGATGTCGCTGTCGAGAAAGGATTTGCCCTCACCCGTTGGCCGGGTCGCCTACAGTGGGTGCAAATTGGCTCCCGCCAGCTGCTGCTGGATGGGGCCCACAACTTGCCCGCCGCCCAGGCGCTGCGCCGCTACCTAGATGAGCACCAGCCCGGCCCCCTCACCTGGTATATGGGCATTCTCACCACCAAAGACGTCAAGGGCATGCTCGCCACCCTGCTGCGGCCGGGGGATCGCTTCTTCGCCCTGCCCCTCTTCGGCCACGCCGGAACCCATCCGCAAGAACTGGCCCACCTGGCCCAGATCTTGCAGCCCCATCTTCGCTCTGTCCAGGCGCTGCCGGATCTTGCCGCTTTACAAGCCCAACTGCAGCAGCCGGCTGACCTCGACGAGCCGCCCGCGGTTATCTGTGGATCCCTATACCTCTTGGGCCAGGTGATGCAAGCTTGCCTGGGATGGGATCTGGCCTGCTGA
- the serA gene encoding phosphoglycerate dehydrogenase, translating to MPRVIVTDPIDQAGIDILSQVAQVDVQTDLTPEQLIAVIPNYDAIMVRSGTRVTREVIEAGTNLKIIGRAGVGVDNIDVAAATKAGILVVNSPEGNTIAAAEHAIALMMALSRHIADANASLKAGQWKRQEFVGVEVYKKTLGIVGLGRIGSHVAQIAKAMGMRLLAYDPYLSMERAEQLGVRLVDFKTLVQESDYITLHVPKTPETTNLFNAETFRMMKPTARLINCARGGLVDEQALYEALKSGQIAGAALDVFADEPLSKDSPLLSLGKEILLTPHLGASTEEAQVNVAIDVAEQIRDVLLGLPARSAVNIPGLQAEVLQSLKPYLDLAETLGNLVGQLAGDRVSQLEIRLQGSLAEKDGQPIVIAALKGLLTLALRERVNYVNASIEAKERGIRVVETRDPSLKDYSGSLTLIAHGPNGVRSVSGALIGEREVRITQIDEFPVNVPPSANMLMTLHRDMPGIIGRIGTLLGAYNVNIASMQVGRKIIRGDAVMVLSLDDPLPDGILEEVLKQPGIRDAFVVNL from the coding sequence ATGCCCAGAGTTATCGTCACGGATCCCATCGATCAGGCGGGGATCGACATCCTCTCCCAAGTGGCCCAGGTGGATGTGCAAACCGACCTTACGCCGGAGCAGTTGATCGCGGTCATTCCCAACTACGACGCCATCATGGTGCGCTCCGGCACGCGGGTCACCCGCGAGGTGATCGAGGCGGGGACGAACTTGAAAATCATCGGTCGGGCGGGGGTGGGCGTGGACAACATCGACGTGGCTGCCGCCACCAAAGCTGGGATCCTGGTGGTCAACTCCCCTGAGGGCAATACGATTGCTGCCGCCGAGCACGCCATCGCTCTGATGATGGCCCTCTCCCGCCACATCGCCGATGCCAATGCCTCTCTGAAAGCGGGCCAATGGAAGCGGCAGGAGTTTGTCGGGGTAGAAGTCTACAAAAAAACGCTGGGGATTGTGGGATTGGGTCGCATTGGATCCCATGTGGCCCAGATTGCCAAGGCGATGGGGATGCGGCTTTTGGCCTACGATCCCTACCTTTCGATGGAGCGGGCGGAGCAACTGGGGGTGCGCCTAGTGGATTTCAAAACCTTGGTGCAGGAGTCAGACTACATCACCCTGCATGTCCCCAAGACCCCTGAGACCACTAACCTGTTCAACGCTGAGACCTTCCGCATGATGAAGCCGACCGCCCGCCTGATCAACTGTGCCCGCGGCGGCTTGGTGGACGAGCAAGCCCTTTATGAAGCTCTCAAGTCCGGCCAAATTGCGGGGGCGGCCCTGGACGTCTTTGCCGACGAGCCCCTCAGCAAAGACTCACCTCTCCTTTCCTTGGGCAAGGAGATCCTGCTGACACCTCACCTGGGGGCCTCTACCGAGGAGGCGCAGGTCAACGTAGCCATCGACGTAGCCGAGCAGATCCGCGATGTGTTGTTGGGGCTGCCTGCCCGTTCTGCCGTGAACATCCCTGGCCTGCAGGCGGAGGTGCTGCAAAGCCTCAAGCCCTACCTGGACTTGGCGGAAACTTTGGGCAACTTAGTGGGCCAGTTGGCGGGGGATCGGGTGAGCCAGTTGGAGATCCGCCTCCAGGGATCCCTTGCGGAAAAAGATGGCCAGCCGATCGTCATCGCCGCGCTCAAGGGGCTTTTGACGCTGGCTCTGCGGGAGCGCGTCAACTACGTCAATGCTTCCATCGAGGCCAAGGAACGAGGCATTCGCGTGGTGGAGACGCGAGATCCCTCTTTGAAGGATTACTCCGGATCCCTGACGTTGATTGCCCACGGCCCCAATGGGGTGCGTTCCGTCTCGGGGGCGCTGATTGGGGAGCGGGAGGTGCGCATTACCCAGATCGACGAGTTCCCGGTCAATGTGCCGCCTTCGGCCAACATGCTGATGACCTTGCACCGGGATATGCCGGGGATCATCGGGCGGATTGGCACCCTGCTGGGGGCCTACAACGTCAACATCGCCAGCATGCAGGTGGGGCGCAAGATCATCCGCGGCGATGCGGTGATGGTGCTCAGCCTGGATGATCCCCTGCCGGATGGAATCCTAGAAGAGGTGCTCAAGCAGCCGGGCATTCGCGACGCTTTTGTGGTGAACCTTTGA
- a CDS encoding DUF3148 domain-containing protein, with product MSEAQDLLPVGARVEVVEMPPYLKTADPMPMLRPAHLIRLHEQGVILQRRLLGTYSVQFANGIFLIDGKYLALVGSRP from the coding sequence ATGTCTGAAGCTCAAGATTTGCTGCCGGTGGGGGCGAGGGTTGAGGTGGTAGAGATGCCTCCTTACTTGAAAACGGCTGACCCGATGCCGATGTTGCGCCCCGCCCATTTGATTCGGCTGCACGAACAAGGGGTGATCTTGCAGCGGCGGCTGTTGGGCACCTACAGTGTGCAGTTTGCCAATGGCATCTTTTTAATTGACGGCAAGTACCTGGCTCTTGTGGGATCCCGCCCGTGA
- a CDS encoding IS200/IS605 family element transposase accessory protein TnpB has product MRDAIHKAAGKVIDFCLHHSIGRIVFGWNKECGLGKVNNQNFVFIPTGRFKERIAQLCQHYGMEFIEVEEAYSSQASFLDGDELQPFNLK; this is encoded by the coding sequence ATGCGGGATGCAATCCACAAAGCTGCGGGCAAGGTCATTGACTTCTGTTTGCACCACTCAATTGGGAGAATAGTCTTTGGTTGGAACAAAGAATGCGGTTTAGGGAAGGTCAATAACCAAAACTTTGTTTTCATTCCAACAGGTCGGTTCAAGGAGCGTATTGCGCAATTATGTCAGCATTATGGCATGGAGTTTATTGAGGTAGAGGAGGCGTACAGCTCGCAGGCAAGCTTCCTAGATGGAGATGAGCTACAGCCTTTTAATTTAAAATAG
- a CDS encoding IS630-like element ISSoc15 family transposase (programmed frameshift), translating into MPTHSLDLRQRVVAAYQAGNTSIRQVAKRFMVTKRTVHRWVRQYQQTQDLAPKKAGTKRVGILEQHRQEVMAIITEHPDFYLWQYQELLRERLGINVSIVTIHNFLKKQGMTFKKKTYRSAKVKEEEVQRERLAYSQEVRDIPAEDLIALDQTGVWEGMERGVSRSLRGQRAYHYRQRYKGEKYTVIGAISLRGVVGCRVIKGGMKKGDFLEFLRSELCPKLDARKVVIMDNLNIHKSREVEELIRGTGARILYLPVYAPELNPIEMMWSVLKHFIRQLCRIGKYSMEQIVKTSLLLINPSSFRSWFAKCCYCTP; encoded by the exons ATGCCGACTCATTCTTTGGATTTGCGGCAAAGAGTTGTAGCAGCCTACCAGGCAGGTAACACCTCCATCCGCCAGGTAGCTAAACGCTTCATGGTGACCAAAAGAACAGTACACCGCTGGGTGCGTCAGTACCAACAAACTCAAGATTTAGCCCCTAAGAAAGCAGGCACCAAGCGAGTGGGCATTTTGGAACAACATCGGCAGGAAGTGATGGCAATTATTACAGAACACCCAGACTTCTACCTGTGGCAGTATCAAGAACTGTTGCGCGAGCGCTTAGGAATCAATGTAAGCATCGTCACGATACATAATTTCTTGAAAAAGCAAGGAATGACTT TTAAAAAAAAGACCTACCGCAGTGCAAAAGTCAAAGAAGAGGAGGTGCAAAGAGAACGACTAGCTTATAGTCAAGAAGTCAGGGATATTCCAGCAGAGGATTTGATTGCCCTCGACCAGACAGGGGTCTGGGAGGGAATGGAGCGGGGAGTATCTCGGAGTTTACGTGGTCAACGGGCTTATCATTATCGTCAGAGATACAAGGGTGAAAAGTATACGGTTATTGGAGCTATTTCCTTGAGAGGTGTAGTTGGCTGTCGTGTCATCAAGGGTGGGATGAAGAAAGGAGACTTTTTGGAGTTTTTGAGAAGCGAGCTATGTCCGAAGCTAGATGCGAGGAAGGTTGTGATTATGGACAATTTAAATATCCACAAGAGTCGGGAAGTTGAGGAATTGATTAGGGGTACAGGAGCACGAATCCTATACTTGCCTGTGTATGCGCCGGAGTTGAATCCCATTGAGATGATGTGGTCGGTGTTGAAGCATTTTATTCGGCAGCTTTGCAGAATTGGGAAATATAGCATGGAGCAGATAGTGAAGACTTCTTTACTACTGATCAATCCATCCTCCTTCCGAAGTTGGTTTGCTAAGTGCTGCTATTGTACCCCTTGA
- a CDS encoding RNA-guided endonuclease InsQ/TnpB family protein, which yields MRIAYQYRLRPTSSQVALMGEWLELLRKQYNYRLAERFRWWEQNRCGIHACSLTVCHLPELKEQPDLYSQQRDLPNTKALFPEYREIYSQVLQDCIRRVQRAFDRWIKGDSNGKRAGRPRFKGVGRYRSFTFPQMKQDCIRGKFIHLPKIGPVKLIQHRPLPDGFTIKTATVTRKVDGWYSLLRAQGVQ from the coding sequence GTGCGAATTGCCTACCAGTACCGCTTGCGCCCTACTTCTAGCCAAGTCGCCCTAATGGGTGAGTGGCTGGAGTTGTTGCGTAAACAGTACAACTATCGCTTGGCGGAGCGCTTCCGCTGGTGGGAGCAAAATCGCTGCGGTATCCATGCTTGCTCCTTAACGGTCTGTCATCTGCCTGAGTTGAAGGAGCAGCCCGACTTGTACTCGCAGCAGCGGGACTTGCCCAATACCAAGGCTTTGTTTCCTGAATACCGAGAGATTTATTCCCAGGTGCTCCAAGACTGCATACGGCGGGTACAAAGGGCCTTTGATAGATGGATCAAAGGTGACTCCAACGGCAAGCGGGCAGGAAGGCCGAGATTTAAGGGTGTTGGGCGGTACCGCTCCTTTACCTTCCCCCAAATGAAGCAGGACTGCATTCGAGGGAAGTTTATCCATCTGCCCAAAATTGGGCCGGTTAAGCTGATCCAGCACCGTCCTTTGCCCGACGGTTTTACGATCAAGACTGCTACCGTTACCCGCAAGGTTGATGGGTGGTACAGCCTGTTAAGGGCTCAAGGGGTACAATAG